In Hevea brasiliensis isolate MT/VB/25A 57/8 chromosome 13, ASM3005281v1, whole genome shotgun sequence, a single genomic region encodes these proteins:
- the LOC110665727 gene encoding myb family transcription factor PHL6, with product MFIWQVDKGRVAAMNRNGVISVAKSESKGITQPYFTTISPIHGFFSVESEGQSSMTTECSSRPSPFIPTESQGSPKIMQASTVQPPKYCLKSGPDSPLSPVSHVHHSRTTFQRCSVFCTSLYLSSSSSSETNRQLGNLPFLPHPPTYSQSVSAVDSTKSTLLFNGNITDPHVEEEHSDAFVKDFLNLPGDASEGSFHGITCVSDNLAFTEQLELQFLSNELDIAITDHGENPRVDEIYETSESNTAMGLTCNQNFASMVPSVDAHSSHPSPGPATMHKPRMRWTPELHECFVEAVNKLGGAEKATPKGVLKLMNVEGLTIYHVKSHLQKYRIAKYLPEKKEEKKASCSEEKKAASGGIEVDERRKGTIQITEALRMQMEVQKQLHEQLEVQRTLQLRIEEHARYLQKILEEQQKAGSALLSPKSLSSQDSELAQPSPLVGALHARAAESKTDSSSQSKQRASDRSDFEQQACVKKVHLEEKPESAMKEVVVENPVQY from the exons ATGTTTATTTGGCAGGTGGATAAAGGTCGGGTTGCCGCTATGAATCGCAATGGTGTTATATCTGTAGCAAAAAGCGAGTCTAAAGGAATCACACAGCCATATTTCACTACCATATCCCCAATTCATGGCTTTTTTAGCGTTGAGTCTGAAGGTCAAAGTTCTATGACAACTGAATGTTCTTCACGTCCGTCCCCTTTCATACCAACAGAGTCTCAGGGCTCTCCAAAAATTATGCAAGCATCTACAGTCCAACCTCCAAAGTATTGTTTAAAATCTGGACCAGATAGCCCTCTGTCTCCTGTTTCTCATGTTCATCATTCTAGGACTACATTTCAACGATGTTCAGTGTTCTGCACCAGTTTATACCTGTCATCATCATCAAGCTCTGAAACTAATCGGCAGCTTGGAAATTTGCCATTTCTTCCACATCCTCCCACATACAGCCAGTCTGTTTCTGCTGTTGATTCAACAAAATCTACCCTGCTTTTCAATGGGAATATAACCGATCCACATGTCGAGGAAGAGCATTCAGATGCTTTTGTGAAAGACTTCCTTAATTTGCCAGGAGATGCTTCAGAGGGTAGTTTTCATGGTATAACTTGTGTTAGTGACAATTTAGCATTTACAGAGCAATTGGAGCTACAGTTTTTGTCTAATGAACTTGACATAGCCATTACAGACCATGGAGAAAATCCCAGGGTTGAT GAAATATACGAAACATCTGAATCAAACACAGCTATGGGATTGACATGCAATCAGAATTTTGCCTCTATGGTCCCATCTGTTGATGCTCATTCAAGTCACCCCTCACCTGGGCCAGCCACAATGCACAAGCCAAGAATGAGATGGACGCCTGAGCTTCATGAATGTTTTGTAGAGGCCGTCAACAAACTTGGTGGAGCTGAAA AGGCCACTCCAAAGGGGGTTCTAAAGCTGATGAATGTTGAAGGTTTGACCATCTATCATGTGAAAAGCCATTTACAG AAATATCGAATTGCCAAGTATTTGCCAGAGAAAAAAGAAG AGAAGAAGGCTTCATGCTCAGAAGAAAAGAAAGCAGCATCCGGTGGCATTGAAGTTGATGAGCGAAGAAAAGG GACAATTCAAATCACTGAGGCACTGCGCATGCAAATGGAAGTTCAGAAACAGCTGCATGAGCAGCTTGAG GTACAAAGAACCCTTCAGCTGCGGATAGAGGAACATGCAAGGTATTTGCAGAAGATCTTGGAGGAACAACAGAAAGCTGGCAGTGCGTTACTTTCTCCcaaaagtttgtcatctcaagatTCTGAGCTGGCACAGCCATCACCATTGGTTGGTGCCCTGCATGCCCGCGCAGCCGAGTCTAAAACTGACTCGTCATCACAATCAAAGCAGAGGGCATCTGATAGAAGTGACTTTGAGCAACAAGCATGCGTTAAAAAGGTGCATCTAGAGGAGAAGCCAGAATCAGCAATGAAAGAGGTTGTGGTTGAGAATCCTGTGCAATACTGA